In the Drosophila teissieri strain GT53w chromosome 3R, Prin_Dtei_1.1, whole genome shotgun sequence genome, TGCATCATGGCATTCCTCCAGCTTGCgtatgttgctgttgtgggtGGGCAGACGCATAGCCGCAGTTGGTTTCTTACTGTTAGCGCTGATCACGGGAGTCGTGGCCTCGAACACATCATCGTCCAGCTGATCGTCcggctcctcctgctgctgctgttgcctcTGATTGGCAACTgcggccgctgctgctgccgctgccttgGCATCGTTCATTGAGCAGTTGAGTGGTTTGCCCGGCGAGCTTAGTGGGGCGGGCACAATCAGatgattgttgttgtggttcaGCGGCATCTGGGGTGgtgactgttgctgctgctgctgttgttgaagctgctgatgctgttgctgttgcatcaTGACGACATTGTAACTGCCGGCCGATGTGGTTAGCGTCGGAGTGACCGGAGCTGGGGACGCCTTGCTCATAGGCGTCATATGCGGTAAAATCTTGTACCAGGGCGCATTGTAGCCTACAAATATGGGAGGTTATTGGTATTTAATAGTACACAATGAGTATCTTGCCTATAATCAAgcaaatttaacatttataaatttattaggATATGCAACTTATGCAACTTAGAACAACTTACCGTTTTTTGGCAGCATCTTGTCCTGCCCCATTGAAGCTATTGATGCCGCTGTTGAGGTGGGCGTGTTTGGCTGGTGAAATGAAACCGTTGTTGGTGGCAGCGGCACCGATAGCTGAGTGGCGTCCACAATTACGGGATGAAAAGTCTGTCCGCCGGACACAACTACATGTGGATgtgactgctgctgttgctgctgatgttgctgctggctgcttgAAATGCGTATAACGCTGGTGGCATGGCCCacgttgttgtggctgctgctgctgccgctggtgGCTGGTGCCGATGGggctggcaaactggcaggtggcggtggaggcggttggtggtggtggtgctgatgcAGTGGGTGCTGCTGCGGTGGGGCATGCATCACCAGCGAAACGGGCGTCGTTTGCGGCGGCAGTGGTTGAGCGCGaactgttgatgttgctggtgcCGTAGCTGCAACATGagtattgctgttgctgcccaCCTCCcagtcattgttgttgttgttgctggtgttgttattgctgctggtgttgttattgctgctgctgttgttgttggcattGTAGAGCACCGGACTGGGTGTTGTTTTCCACTTCGAGTCGAGCGGTACGGCCAcaggttgctgctgttgctgctgcgactggtTGGCAATGGGTGTGAAAAAGTTCTGCCTGTGAGTGGCGGACACATTCACCGGCGAATGGGCAATGGCATTCAAAGGAGAGGCTCCGGCATGGTTAACAGGTGAGGTGTACGAGGGCGTGGCAGATCGAGAGCTGCTCAGCGATACTGAAAAGTATGAAAGAATGGAATCAAATTTAATACTGACTTAGGAGAGCACAATCGGTAGGGGTTCGGTTATTCTTCGCTCTTTTTTGGCATTACATAAGCACTGCAGATATAGTTTGGCCCCCAGCTCAAAGTCCTGGAACGCATTCATGACGTCCTTGCGCTCCTCTTGAGCATTTCCACGGAAATCTCTCTGGCTGGCCAACCGCTGCTTAAAATACACTTTTCTGCCTTCGTCGTCGTGTTGTAGTTGTCACATTCGCTTTGTCCGCTGTATTCGCATCGCTTTGCTTTTTCCGTTCTTGCTCTTCACGTATTTTTTGTGCTCTTGACAGTTCCCACTTTTCAGCATAAATGCGGCAATCGCCGATTCTTCAACGACGTTCTTTGCAAGGGCAgtggcagcgacgtcggcagcaTAAGTCGAGCGCCGCTCTCTCCAATCTCTTTTCTCTCGCGCTCGCCATGTTTGTTTACCTGCCCTGTCGGTGTGCAGCACgcgctcgtgtgtgtgtgcgtgccagGCCGCTCTCAAgtgcatttttgttgtttaggTAAAAAGGAATCAAAGGCACAGGGCaaataacaagaaaaagagCTGgataaaagaaaagaatctgTTGCGCTTCGCACGCAgcctctgccggcgtcgcgGCCACCGCTTTGTTTCGACTCAAGTGGATGCTGCGATCGCGACTTATTTTACCTTCTGCAGGTGCTTAGGAATGCGTTCAGCCCAGCCAGTGGCGTGCAAAGGGAATCAGAAACCCCCTTGGGATACAGGGATTACAGTATTTTGAAGAGTTTACTTCTCTATACGATGGCAAACTTGATCACTCGAACTACATTAAATCTAACTTAAATCTAAACAAACATACTCCGACCAATATATTGGAGACATAAGGTAAACTATTTCGACTACGCCACTGCGAGCATCTCCCTTCGCCGCTGCGGCTGCGCAGTCGCTGCGTCTGGCGTGTAAATCACGCTGCGGTCACACTCTCAAGTGGCCAGGGTGTGGGAGCGGGAGGGCAGATCTGTCGCTCTCTCCGGCGGACAATGGAACCCTTGATTCGTTTTCGGGATCGAAATTGGAATCGGACACGACCTTTGCGCCGCAGCAGCGACACCTTTCATGAAAAGCGGCGAGGCGGACGGACAAACGACCTTTGTTGAGGTGTGTGAAAAATGGACAGGGGTCGGGAGGGAGAAAGAAAGAACTACGGCGCTGCCACAATAAAACTTTATGATATGCATTTTATGGTGAATTGGAAATGCATCGAACCAGAAAACAAGAGACAAGAAAAGGTCTCGGTCATCACGACTGGACCAAGTGCGCTAGCCTTTTCGGTAAATTAGGTAGAGTATTCGTATTATCCAAAAAAATCTGATCTGAAGTTAGCAATTATTTCAGTCTacgtaattatttattttgacacATAGAACCTTTAACTATTGTCATTATTAATAAGGGTAATTGATTAACAATAGGGCTCAAGAAGCTCACTTGATTCTacccatattttatttgtttaagccctatttttttttagaaactTTTAAAGTTTCCTAGTTAACAGCGTTCCTTTAATGCCCGAAGCTTGAAGAATAACCATTTTTAACCCATAAACATTTACGCATGGGTCAAATAAGCCTCTTTATTGATACGAATTTACTGTTCAAAAGAAGCTCGAGAGCCTTTACTTTAGGCCTgcattttatggttttataaaCGAGACTTTTTTCAGTGCCTAAGAAATCCGGTTCTGAATGAAAGACCTTTCTGTCTTCTGCATTCCGAAGAGATACCTTAATGGGGGAACTCTGTAAGAGGGGATTGGTGAAGAACGTTCCCCCAGCTAAGTAGGGTGCACAAAAGTTCTGTGGTTCCTAACCGAAatcaaagaaatattttccacaaGCGCCGTGAAAAATATCTGGCCTTGTCTCTCTAATTGCGTGAACCCAGATGTATTTACGATTGAGCCGGCGCTGCACAGAGCGAAGAGGGACGGCACGAGGGAAGGCTGGAAAGGCCAGCCTTGAAATGAATTGCTGCAAACTATGAATAAATTGTTAGAGCCCAGGTTCCAGAACGGTGTCTTAAATGCTTTTATGATGCCCTCTGCCAGATCGTAAAGAGTCAAGAGGTGTGATGGTGCCGTAGAGACTTACCCAGCATGACGGCCGCATCGGTCTCCTCCTGGTCGTAGCGACCTTTGACCCGGTAGTTGGGCGACGTCTCCGAGTCGCGAGAGGTGTCCTCATCGATCTGCGTCTTACTGCTCGATCGACTGTCactaataataaagaaacaaaatggGTGCGCAGGTTAGTTGataattatatgtatacaagATCTAAACAAATCTTAGGGCATTTGTAAAGAATCCAACAGTTGAAATTTGTAGTATTGGTTGAAATATTTGGTGTAGCCGGAATTAGAAGGTGTTGTAACAGAAACTTTCGGAGGAAATTTATTCGAAAAGACTTTTATGACGCCCATAAATATAGTGTTCTATAGTAAAGAATTCTGATGAAAGTTTAACTTTGATTTATGTATGTagtaaacatttaattggattattGCAAAGGAAATGCTCtccaaatataaattaaaacgtatactaTAATGACATTAGTTCCTTACTCCATCTTGCAAAACACGAAATGCATAAACTAATACAAGACTCATCAAAAACTGgaattacataaaaataattctCTTCAGAGGGAAAATAGAGCTCACCTGAGCAGACGACCCGGGCCCGTGGACGAGGGCAGGGCACTGTTGTTGCCCTTCTGGTTGAGGTGCCGTGAGCAGTAACCGCGTCGCTGAGATTCCTTGGTGCAGAGCATGCACAGGCGACGCCACTGCTTCCCGTTGTACTTCTTCCGCACGCCGGACTCCGACTCCACGATGTCTCCCTTCTTGAAGCGGTGCGGCGTAGTGGCCTGAGATCTGTGGATGGCACTGCCGGTTTATTAGCAAGCGGGAAAGAATAGGGGAGTTGTTATAGCAAACAGAATGGGATGACCATATAAGCACTAGAATTTTGGTCttgtgaaatatattttcgttaaTTACGAAAATCGTAAACCATGACttccgtttttattttcctaaaAAAGGATTTCCGCTCACCTTGGTGTTGCTGGATGAGATCGGGGTGTAAGCCTCTGGTCGAGAAGACTGGACGTGCTGCCGCGGCTCTGCATGCTGCTCCGCTTGCTGCAGGCGCTCATCTTCTCCGTGTCCAGGTCGCCGGCCGCTGGCGAGTATCCAATGCCGACCCTTTTGAGTTCATCGTCCGAGTCGTAGTCGTCGTAGCCCCGCGacgattgctgctgctgttgctgctgcatcttgAGGTGCTGCCCATTGCTGCACGTGGAGATCACGATGTCCGCCAGGCCGTTGTACTGCTGGGGATGCGACTGTGTCGCCTGGACCACTTGCTCCGATCCGTGGGAGGGCCCGGCGATGGGGGGTCGCGTCTGGAAAGGCGAAGTGGCCGTCGTTCGATAATACTCTTCTTGTTTCaccagttgctgctgcgcctgctgaTGGGACGTTGTGGGTGGTGCCGTGGGCAGCTTGCCATCGTAACGGGTGGCCACGAAGGTCAACGGGGTGCCGGTGGCCGCTTTCGGGTAAACGATATTGCCACTGGGCACGGCCATCGCCTCGcaagctgcagctcctgctcctgctcccgctgccGACACCTTCCGCTTGGCACTGGAAGCGGAGGCACTTGCTCCACCCGTCATTGTCAGTTCGTTGAGCTCGTCCCACCAAGGCGGCTGCAGGAGCCGTAGATCGGCTCGACGCACTACCTTGGTGGTGGGCTGTAATAATACAGGTAGTAACAGTATAAGTACAAGTAAGAACTTTTAAAGAAGTGAAAAACTTATGTACAGGAAGCACACAGATTTTagatttgaaattatttgaatatgtTCGCTTACATAAAGTAAGCAACTCgtataaaaaatcaatattcataaattccagtactatttaaaatgtataaagaaAGTTTTGCAAGCTTAATGCCCTCACCATTTCATCGCCGATCAGTTGCACGCTGTATTGCTTCGTGTTCTGGTTGATGTCAGTAATGATGCCCTCCACGTAGACGAAGCTTCCAGAGCCACGTCCTTCTACCCGTTGGCGCACGCAGACACGGGCATCGAGCGTAATCTAATCGAGAAAGAGAAAAAGGCCTTTACAATATGGGGCGAGAAAAGACACACTATTTGGGGTACTCACATCCGCCATGGGCGGGCTGGCATCGAGTATCACATGGTTACGACCCTGGTGCAACACATCCGTATATAGCAGTAATCCCAAATCGGTGGAATCGAATTCCACGAGTATTGAGTCGGGAGACGCCTCCTGGGCGTGGCGTATTACCCCGGGAGCATAGTTATTCTGGATTTTGGCTAGGACACGCGTGTTGTTCCACTCGCTGAGATCGAGCAGGgatggctgctgttgctgctggtgttgttcCTGTACATGTTGCTGATTGTTTGAGTTAAAGCTAAAAcgttgtggttgctgttgtagctgctgctgctgctgttgctgttggtagTAGACGGCGGTTgtgggcgtgtgtgtgcgttgttGATGATTGATTGTGGCTGCGTGACTATTGTTGCCgctggcaacatgttgcttgTAAGTACTACCGCTGGCATGTTGCGGGGATGCAATGATAAtacgttgctgctgctgcttgatatcgctgctgctgttactgttgctgctgctgctacttttGTTGCCGGCGCCTGCACCGCAACTCACGATCATGCGATGCTGCTGATTACCGTTAGCCAGGCCATCGCTGTTGCCAGATGTATCGGCGGgtttctgctgcttctgcagGCTCacttgctgctggtgctgctgttggggATGCTGCTCGGTCTTGTCCAGCTCGGCTGGATCGAACTTTCGCTTCTTGGGATGCTGCCGCGGCTGaggtggttgctgttgctgaggTGTGCTGGTTGCTGCAGTTGCGCTTGTTGTCTGTAGGTGCGGCTGAAACagaacatgttgctgctgctgctggtcttGCTGCGCTGCTGTTGACTcggcggctgctgttgttgttgctgttggaaTACCGGCGATCGTAGCTCCCGTCGCTGGTATCACCATTTTGttggcggcaacaacaaatgcttgttgttgctgctgatgctgatgttgctgctgtttgtttgttatgaCATAAGTCTCGGCTGCGGCAAtagcgactgctgctgctccatgtgttgctgttgcagttgcattggCAGCGCTGAGCATCTTAGTTGTGGCAGCAACATGTGTGTGGCTTGTTCTCGGGGGGAGGACTGGGTGCAGCAGGGGTTGATTTTCCTTCGGCTTTATGGGATTGGTGTTGCTATTGCAACGGCGGTGACATCAGCAGCATCCTTCCTGCAATCGAAGCGAAAGGCgagaaaatttgttaattggGTTGACAACAGAAAACCATTAAAATCAACGACGCCGTTGTCGATGTCATTTCATAATTAGTGTAATCCGCATCCGGACAACCCTGACATCCTGCCACGATCCACAGGACTCACAGAAACTCTGGCGCCCGACGTCGGGACATAAAATTCAATCTCGGCCAACTATGGCTCTCTCTTTCCTTCTGAGCGTGTCTGTGTGAGAATTtgcgacaacgacaacggaaacattttaatttgcacaGACGTCCAGTGGTCTGGGCTGGCTTGTGGgcgatgggcgtggctgcaGCCGGCATTAAAAAGGGgtaaaaatgaatataaatgaCACTTGAAACATTTTATGCCAAAGCCACACAGACTGATGGACGTACAGTTGAACAAAAAGTCAAGACCATCCGGCTACCACAAAAACACCCCCATACACACCTAAAGAGGTGCAATTGTAGGTCCAATTGCAACCGCaccaaactttttaaattgggGCTAAAAGAAGGTATATACCAGGTTAAGCCGTGAATGGCATACACAACCACatggcaataaatatttccgaAGAGACTTCATCATCTCATTACGATTCATCCCGTAACATGTACGGATTAttggcaattttaatgaatttcgAAGTATTCTAAAATGGTTTCCATTATTTCTATGTGTACTTAAGTTTtcaatacacatttttttcgtACACATAAGTCAAGTAATATAATGTATGAAGTTCAATATACCACATCTTAATCTTCCACCTGATAAAACTTGTAGTACCCACGCTCCCCAATTAATTTCACCCAATTGTTATAGATTTTCCCAGTCCCTTTTTCGCTCTCATTTCATCAGACGAAGGGCCTCACAAAAGTCTTGCATACTTCTGGGCATGATACGTATACGACCGTTAGCCAGAGTTGCCACATCTCGGTGGCAATACGGCTTATCGCAGGAGCAACTCCTCCaatgccatttccattttcaatttgatccCCGTTTTCCATCCACAGTCCGCATCCAT is a window encoding:
- the LOC122621950 gene encoding putative transcription factor capicua isoform X7; amino-acid sequence: MLSAANATATATHGAAAVAIAAAETYVITNKQQQHQHQQQQQAFVVAANKMVIPATGATIAGIPTATTTAAAESTAAQQDQQQQQHVLFQPHLQTTSATAATSTPQQQQPPQPRQHPKKRKFDPAELDKTEQHPQQQHQQQVSLQKQQKPADTSGNSDGLANGNQQHRMIVSCGAGAGNKSSSSSNSNSSSDIKQQQQRIIIASPQHASGSTYKQHVASGNNSHAATINHQQRTHTPTTAVYYQQQQQQQQLQQQPQRFSFNSNNQQHVQEQHQQQQQPSLLDLSEWNNTRVLAKIQNNYAPGVIRHAQEASPDSILVEFDSTDLGLLLYTDVLHQGRNHVILDASPPMADITLDARVCVRQRVEGRGSGSFVYVEGIITDINQNTKQYSVQLIGDEMPTTKVVRRADLRLLQPPWWDELNELTMTGGASASASSAKRKVSAAGAGAGAAACEAMAVPSGNIVYPKAATGTPLTFVATRYDGKLPTAPPTTSHQQAQQQLVKQEEYYRTTATSPFQTRPPIAGPSHGSEQVVQATQSHPQQYNGLADIVISTCSNGQHLKMQQQQQQQSSRGYDDYDSDDELKRVGIGYSPAAGDLDTEKMSACSKRSSMQSRGSTSSLLDQRLTPRSHPATPRSQATTPHRFKKGDIVESESGVRKKYNGKQWRRLCMLCTKESQRRGYCSRHLNQKGNNSALPSSTGPGRLLSDSRSSSKTQIDEDTSRDSETSPNYRVKGRYDQEETDAAVMLVSLSSSRSATPSYTSPVNHAGASPLNAIAHSPVNVSATHRQNFFTPIANQSQQQQQQPVAVPLDSKWKTTPSPVLYNANNNSSSNNNTSSNNNTSNNNNNDWEVGSNSNTHVAATAPATSTVRAQPLPPQTTPVSLVMHAPPQQHPLHQHHHHQPPPPPPASLPAPSAPATSGSSSSHNNVGHATSVIRISSSQQQHQQQQQQSHPHVVVSGGQTFHPVIVDATQLSVPLPPTTVSFHQPNTPTSTAASIASMGQDKMLPKNGYNAPWYKILPHMTPMSKASPAPVTPTLTTSAGSYNVVMMQQQQHQQLQQQQQQQQSPPQMPLNHNNNHLIVPAPLSSPGKPLNCSMNDAKAAAAAAAAVANQRQQQQQEEPDDQLDDDVFEATTPVISANSKKPTAAMRLPTHNSNIRKLEECHDASDGTAGAPATSAAKRRSQSLSALQQQQQQQQQAGAAGTAAGQPANKKIRRPMNAFMIFSKKHRKMVHKKHPNQDNRTVSKILGEWWYALKPEQKAQYHELASSVKDAHFKLHPEWKWCSKDRRKSSTSTATPGGKAGGAAGTGDAKQRLVSVDGSDSLEHDMCPSTPGGSGSCGGQGMSSDLQGDIIPLTIDNYNSTCDEAPTTISMKGNGKLMKNELPSDEDEHMLVVEEEPQQPVKKLDLHCRERVNDSEMDDTPFDYRKQQPEANQRSAEEHNTSGANGQAISAPPLNGGEREITLKPKAIKAHPVLESNMLPYTQMSIYTQYTSPKNPIGVTPFQPTGGAFKSMPISPKGSGGKPEDAGSLQPHIKQEDIKQEPPSPYKLNNGSGSSAGGGVVSAPPPNSGSVGAIFNFNVPTATALSQKQFHYPMHHPHRSPTDLRAAHQACVPSSPAGMGLGHAANIATPPASAPAQIMGGGPASQKMFFAMSHPYTLLQRSHQPGTPSLEHLQLDAFAPGGYTLRNHNGLSSLPPPVSAQPTMLLHGYTPSHSAEPPARSPSYKSMPSTPKSATYLMSAPPERGMDGGMSGCASAAASGGDESDMDADGQQFILAPTPAQLGRAPLQRRKNQSQSKSESNVSFGGNLGTSNGQHISRKLHSPTMMESSSPIIGHVNSSNLSSALPTPTSSTTTPNSDEQLPLTPTTSSSNSHINQQPKSPMKGAPGSTAAALKKKNDEMNNSVLKQVDFEKKYKALPQFQPEDCQSPSAIAVPSSPRVYGTNYRKKNTAPPPVQKLMCEDDSIDEPASAPPTTTQRFFGPDFNNELKELESSDQTGRSPRTPKTPLQSARSDASEKGHRKVLETRRSLVLQLFAEHGNFPTAQATMAFQSKHSDVFPRKQDLQLKIREVRQKLLGQASCTPHSAGPNTPSDSNSSSTTLSASSTSLNMQATSAADVFQYY